A genomic region of Herbaspirillum sp. DW155 contains the following coding sequences:
- a CDS encoding ABC transporter permease has protein sequence MNTSDLAAQSRLSGQHADSDERMRQENILSRLLRRPEFASLAGVVLVFLVFGLTAGDSGMFNLDGVVNWMQVAAYLGIIAVGACLLMIGGEFDLSIGSMIGLAGMMVAIPTVYFGWPFWLAVLFAFAASMGLGWLNGYLVMKTRLPSFIVTLAFLFILRGLTLALSILFANRTIVSGVGERATHDWLGQLLFSGNVGAGVFTWLARHGWIATVADGTPLVTGIPKVILWWAVVALAASFVLARTRLGNWIFAVGGDAVAAKNMGVPVRQVKIGLFVFTAFCACLFAVLQVGDFGSAAADRGLQKEFEAIIAAVIGGALLTGGYGSVIGACFGALIFGVVQIGITYTNLSSDWFRVFLGVMLLVAVLFNNFVRRRITEAK, from the coding sequence ATGAATACAAGTGACCTGGCTGCCCAGAGCCGCCTGTCGGGCCAGCACGCCGACAGCGACGAGCGAATGCGGCAGGAAAATATTCTTTCGCGCCTGCTGAGGCGCCCCGAGTTCGCCTCTCTGGCCGGGGTCGTCCTGGTGTTCCTGGTGTTTGGTCTCACTGCCGGCGACTCCGGCATGTTCAACCTGGATGGCGTGGTCAACTGGATGCAGGTGGCGGCCTATCTCGGCATCATCGCCGTGGGTGCCTGCCTGCTGATGATAGGCGGGGAATTCGACCTCTCCATCGGTTCCATGATCGGCCTGGCCGGCATGATGGTGGCCATCCCCACGGTCTATTTCGGCTGGCCCTTCTGGCTGGCGGTGCTGTTTGCCTTCGCCGCCTCCATGGGCTTGGGCTGGCTCAATGGCTATCTGGTGATGAAGACCCGGCTGCCTTCCTTCATCGTCACCCTGGCCTTCCTCTTCATCCTGCGCGGGCTCACGCTGGCGTTGTCCATCCTCTTTGCCAATCGCACCATCGTCAGCGGCGTAGGCGAGCGCGCCACCCACGACTGGTTGGGCCAACTGCTCTTCAGTGGCAACGTTGGCGCCGGTGTATTCACCTGGCTGGCACGGCATGGCTGGATCGCCACCGTGGCCGATGGCACGCCGCTGGTCACGGGCATTCCCAAGGTCATCCTGTGGTGGGCGGTGGTGGCGCTGGCGGCCAGTTTCGTGCTGGCCCGCACGCGCCTGGGCAACTGGATTTTCGCCGTCGGTGGCGATGCCGTCGCCGCCAAGAACATGGGCGTGCCGGTGCGTCAGGTCAAGATAGGCCTGTTCGTCTTCACGGCCTTCTGTGCCTGCCTGTTTGCGGTGCTGCAAGTGGGTGACTTCGGTTCGGCCGCGGCCGACCGTGGTCTGCAAAAGGAATTCGAAGCCATCATCGCCGCCGTCATCGGCGGCGCCTTGCTCACCGGCGGCTATGGTTCGGTCATCGGGGCCTGCTTCGGTGCGCTCATCTTCGGCGTGGTGCAGATCGGCATCACCTACACCAACCTCAGCTCGGACTGGTTCCGCGTCTTCCTGGGAGTGATGCTGCTGGTGGCGGTGCTGTTCAACAACTTTGTGCGTCGTCGCATCACGGAGGCAAAATGA
- the iolB gene encoding 5-deoxy-glucuronate isomerase produces MSLLVKARRSGRDIVQVTPQSAGWRYVGFSAHRLARGESLALETGDREYCVVILAGVVSVEAGSSQWREIGQRRSVFDDVPACSVYVPHHHRLTIKADSDAEVALCSAPGHGALPPRLIGPQAVTQSVRGEGSNTRYVSDILPQSAEADHLLVVEVRTPGGHSSSYPPHKHDTDNLPQESFLEETYYHRLNPAQGFAFQRVYVDDRSLDESMAVEDHDVVMVPRGYHPVVVPHGYESYYLNVMAGPTRRWHFRNDPAHEWMLRTNTP; encoded by the coding sequence ATGAGTCTGCTTGTCAAAGCGCGGCGCAGTGGTCGCGATATCGTTCAGGTCACGCCGCAATCTGCCGGCTGGCGCTATGTGGGCTTCAGCGCCCACCGGCTGGCACGCGGTGAGTCCCTCGCCCTGGAGACCGGCGATCGCGAATACTGTGTCGTGATCCTGGCGGGTGTGGTCAGCGTCGAGGCTGGTTCCAGCCAATGGCGCGAAATCGGCCAGCGCCGTAGTGTCTTCGACGACGTACCGGCTTGTTCGGTCTACGTTCCGCATCATCACCGGCTCACCATCAAGGCCGACAGTGATGCCGAAGTGGCCCTGTGCAGCGCACCCGGCCACGGCGCTCTGCCGCCGCGCCTGATCGGCCCGCAGGCCGTGACGCAATCGGTGCGCGGCGAAGGCAGCAATACCCGTTACGTCAGCGACATCCTGCCGCAGAGCGCCGAGGCCGATCACCTGCTGGTGGTGGAGGTGCGTACGCCGGGTGGGCATTCTTCCAGTTATCCGCCGCACAAGCACGATACCGACAACCTTCCCCAGGAGAGCTTCCTCGAAGAAACCTATTACCATCGGCTCAATCCGGCGCAGGGCTTTGCCTTCCAGCGGGTGTACGTGGATGACCGCAGCCTGGACGAGTCCATGGCGGTGGAGGACCACGACGTGGTGATGGTGCCGCGTGGCTACCATCCGGTGGTGGTGCCGCACGGCTACGAGAGCTACTACCTCAACGTCATGGCCGGCCCCACCAGGCGCTGGCATTTCCGCAATGACCCGGCGCATGAGTGGATGCTCAGGACGAACACCCCGTAA
- a CDS encoding aminopeptidase, which yields MLRRRLRWGATVAAVAGVCALSACSTVSYYAQAAHGQFSLLAQARPVEDWLDDPATSPTLKAKLQTVREIRRYAVTELALPDNGSYRSYAQLDRPYVLWNVVAAPELSLKAKQWCFPIAGCVDYRGYYHQQDAQAYAETLREQGYDVQVAGVPAYSTLGWFNDPVISTFIRYPDGELARLIFHELAHQKVYAPGDTSFNEGFAVAVEELGVERWLAAHHDPALIAAYQHFAARKREFLTLLGKYRARLKDNYDSCDSDADKRRRKAAIFDDLRAEYARIKAARWNGYTGYDRWFAMPLSNAHLALVGTYHDLVPAFRHLFEQSSGFPDFYDKVRQLAHMDKAARHAALGDTRLTTGKEEAEIFPACTNDAPKAGVPSYHAG from the coding sequence ATGCTGCGCCGTCGTCTGCGATGGGGTGCCACCGTGGCCGCAGTGGCGGGCGTGTGCGCGCTATCGGCATGCTCGACGGTTTCGTATTACGCCCAGGCCGCGCATGGTCAGTTCTCTCTGCTGGCGCAGGCCAGGCCGGTGGAGGACTGGCTCGATGATCCGGCCACCTCGCCCACGCTCAAGGCCAAGCTGCAGACGGTGCGCGAGATACGCCGCTACGCCGTCACGGAACTGGCTCTGCCCGACAACGGTAGCTACCGCAGCTATGCCCAGCTGGACCGGCCCTATGTGCTGTGGAACGTGGTGGCGGCGCCCGAGCTTTCACTGAAGGCCAAGCAATGGTGTTTCCCGATTGCGGGGTGCGTGGATTATCGCGGCTACTACCACCAGCAGGATGCCCAGGCCTATGCCGAAACGCTGAGGGAGCAGGGCTACGACGTTCAGGTGGCAGGCGTGCCGGCCTATTCCACGCTGGGCTGGTTCAATGATCCGGTGATCTCGACCTTCATCCGCTATCCCGATGGCGAACTGGCGCGGCTGATCTTCCATGAACTGGCGCACCAGAAGGTGTATGCCCCCGGCGATACTTCCTTCAACGAGGGTTTTGCCGTGGCCGTAGAAGAGCTGGGTGTGGAGCGCTGGCTGGCGGCGCATCACGATCCGGCCCTGATCGCGGCCTATCAGCACTTTGCCGCGCGCAAGCGCGAATTCCTCACACTGCTGGGCAAATACCGCGCCCGCCTGAAGGACAACTACGACAGTTGCGACAGCGATGCCGACAAGCGTCGGCGCAAGGCCGCCATCTTCGACGACCTGCGCGCCGAATATGCCCGGATCAAGGCCGCCCGCTGGAATGGCTACACCGGCTACGACCGCTGGTTCGCCATGCCGCTGTCCAATGCGCATCTGGCGCTGGTAGGGACGTATCACGACCTGGTGCCGGCCTTCCGCCATCTGTTTGAGCAAAGCAGCGGCTTCCCCGATTTCTACGACAAGGTGCGTCAGCTGGCGCACATGGACAAGGCCGCCCGCCATGCCGCGCTGGGCGATACCCGCTTGACCACAGGCAAGGAAGAGGCAGAAATATTTCCTGCCTGCACCAATGACGCGCCCAAGGCCGGTGTCCCGTCGTATCATGCCGGGTGA
- the iolC gene encoding 5-dehydro-2-deoxygluconokinase, with protein sequence MQATHTPAPGRFAADRRLDLICIGRLAVDLYAQQVGAPLSDVSSFAKYLGGSSANIAFGCARLGLKSAMLARIGDEANGQFLKSELAAEGCDVSHVTVDPQRLTALVMLGLKDKDSFPLIFYRDNCADMALAPEDIDEAFIASSKALLITGTHFSTPQVHRSSSLALQYARRHNVRTVLDIDYRPVLWGLTGKGDGETRFIASDGVTRHLQGILPQFDLVVGTEEEFMIAGGSTDIMQALRSVRAVCAATLVVKRGPLGCVVLHGAIPARLEDGFHYRGVQVEVLNVLGAGDAFISGFLKGWLNEEDDEHCCRYANACGALVVSRHACAPAMPGPIELDYFLQHAHRLQRPDRDAHLQRLHRVVSRRRHWDEVNVFAFDHRNQFFDLAVQAGASPDRLPRLKCLLVEAVAQTEAALGLQGKTGVLIDDRYGQDALNAATGRGWWVGRAVELPLSNPLEFDFGRSIGSHLQTWPQEQVVKCLVQFHPDDAVEKRLEQEAQIRALYQAVQRSGHELLLEIIPSKTLPQDEDTVLRALKRLYNLDIYPEWWKLESMSARQWEAIDALIAERDPYCRGVVLLGLAAPVTELAAGFAASRHSKTCRGFMVGRTIFHESSRQWLQGHIDDATLIAQVRQTFEQLIGLWRASRIAAVPAATREAA encoded by the coding sequence ATGCAAGCTACTCACACGCCCGCACCCGGGCGCTTCGCCGCCGACCGCCGGCTCGATCTGATCTGCATCGGACGGCTGGCCGTGGATCTGTATGCCCAGCAAGTGGGCGCGCCGCTGTCCGATGTCAGCAGCTTTGCCAAGTACCTGGGCGGTTCATCGGCCAACATCGCCTTCGGCTGCGCGCGCCTGGGGCTCAAATCAGCCATGCTGGCGCGCATCGGGGACGAGGCCAATGGCCAGTTCCTCAAGTCCGAACTGGCAGCCGAAGGCTGCGACGTCAGCCATGTGACGGTGGACCCGCAACGACTGACGGCGCTGGTCATGCTGGGGCTGAAGGACAAGGACAGTTTCCCGCTGATCTTCTACCGCGACAATTGCGCTGACATGGCGCTGGCGCCGGAAGACATCGACGAAGCCTTCATCGCCAGCAGCAAGGCCCTGCTGATCACCGGTACCCATTTCTCCACGCCGCAGGTGCATCGCAGCAGCAGTCTGGCGCTGCAATATGCCCGCCGCCACAATGTGCGTACCGTGCTCGACATCGACTACCGGCCCGTGCTGTGGGGACTGACCGGCAAGGGCGACGGCGAGACCCGTTTCATTGCCAGCGATGGTGTCACCCGGCATCTGCAGGGCATCCTGCCGCAGTTCGATCTGGTGGTCGGCACCGAGGAAGAATTCATGATCGCCGGTGGCAGCACCGATATCATGCAGGCGCTGCGCTCGGTACGCGCAGTCTGCGCCGCCACGTTGGTGGTCAAGCGCGGGCCGCTGGGTTGCGTGGTGCTGCACGGGGCGATCCCGGCGCGCCTGGAAGACGGCTTCCATTACCGGGGCGTGCAGGTCGAGGTGCTCAATGTGCTCGGCGCCGGCGATGCTTTCATCTCGGGCTTCCTCAAGGGCTGGCTCAACGAGGAAGACGATGAGCACTGCTGCCGCTACGCCAATGCCTGCGGCGCGCTGGTGGTCTCGCGCCATGCTTGCGCTCCGGCCATGCCCGGTCCCATCGAGCTGGATTATTTCCTGCAACACGCCCACCGCCTGCAACGGCCTGACCGCGACGCGCACTTGCAGCGGCTGCATCGGGTGGTGAGCCGGCGACGCCATTGGGATGAGGTCAATGTGTTTGCCTTCGATCACCGCAACCAGTTCTTCGATCTGGCTGTACAAGCCGGCGCAAGCCCGGACCGCTTGCCCCGATTGAAGTGCCTGCTGGTGGAGGCCGTAGCACAGACCGAAGCGGCGCTGGGCCTGCAGGGCAAGACCGGCGTACTGATCGATGACCGTTATGGTCAGGATGCCCTCAATGCCGCCACGGGGCGCGGCTGGTGGGTGGGGCGGGCGGTGGAACTGCCCTTGTCCAATCCACTGGAGTTCGATTTCGGCCGTTCCATCGGCAGTCATTTGCAGACCTGGCCGCAGGAGCAGGTGGTCAAGTGCCTGGTGCAGTTCCACCCGGATGATGCCGTGGAAAAACGCCTGGAGCAGGAAGCCCAGATCCGCGCACTCTATCAGGCCGTGCAACGCAGCGGCCACGAACTGCTGCTGGAGATCATTCCCTCCAAGACATTGCCGCAGGACGAAGACACCGTGCTGCGCGCTCTGAAGCGGCTCTACAACCTGGACATCTATCCGGAGTGGTGGAAGCTGGAATCGATGTCGGCCCGCCAATGGGAAGCCATCGATGCTCTCATCGCTGAGCGCGACCCGTACTGCCGTGGCGTGGTGCTGCTGGGACTGGCCGCGCCGGTGACGGAACTGGCCGCGGGCTTCGCCGCCTCGCGCCATAGCAAGACCTGCCGCGGCTTCATGGTGGGGCGCACCATCTTTCACGAATCTAGCCGGCAGTGGTTGCAAGGCCACATCGATGACGCGACCCTGATTGCCCAGGTACGGCAGACCTTCGAGCAACTGATCGGTCTGTGGCGCGCCAGCCGCATCGCCGCAGTTCCGGCAGCTACGCGGGAGGCAGCATGA
- the iolD gene encoding 3D-(3,5/4)-trihydroxycyclohexane-1,2-dione acylhydrolase (decyclizing) — MNALAADANRNARPTVRLTMAQALVRYLDALRIQTPQGVVPLFGGVFSIFGHGNVAGMGEALYQFRETLPTYRAHNEQAMAHSAIAYAKAHQRQRMMAVTTSIGPGATNLLTAAALAHVNRLPVLLLPGDVFVSRRPDPVLQQLEDFHDPGLSVNDAFRPLSRMFDRICYPEQLLSALPRAIQVLTDPAQCGPVTLALPQDVQTMAYDYPLDFFSPRLIVPRAQVPAVQELEQATALLREAQRPLLIAGGGVLYGNACDSLRRFAEKHGVPVAETQAGKSALTWSHALQLGAIGVTGSPAANALAQKADVVIAVGTRLQDFTTGSHTLFAHARLLNLNINAMDAHKWRGIPLQADAGLGLDALSLSLEGWHSAPEWNARARTLAQDWRERVAQITGQTDTGGRLPYDGEVIGALQRSVPDSPERDIVVCAAGTLPAELHKLWRAGRPGSYHVEYGYSCMGYEVAGGLGVKLAHPEREVIVVVGDGSYLMMNSELATSVMLGTKLIVVVLDNRGYGCINRLQQACGGAPFNNMLVDCRQAGPGAPVIDFAAHARALGALAENVKTIGELEAALQRARAADRSYLVCIDTDASRTTGDGGCWWEVAVPEVSPRVQVQQARSQYEQARQAQSV; from the coding sequence ATGAACGCGCTGGCGGCAGACGCGAATCGCAACGCCCGTCCCACTGTGCGTCTGACCATGGCGCAGGCCTTGGTGCGCTACCTGGATGCCTTGCGCATCCAGACACCGCAGGGTGTGGTGCCGCTCTTCGGTGGCGTCTTTTCCATCTTCGGCCACGGCAACGTGGCAGGCATGGGCGAGGCGCTCTACCAGTTTCGCGAGACCCTGCCGACCTATCGGGCGCACAATGAACAGGCCATGGCCCATAGCGCCATTGCCTATGCCAAGGCGCATCAGCGCCAGCGCATGATGGCGGTGACCACTTCCATCGGCCCGGGCGCGACCAACCTGCTCACCGCCGCCGCGCTGGCCCATGTGAACCGATTGCCGGTGCTGCTGTTGCCGGGCGATGTGTTTGTCTCGCGGCGACCCGATCCGGTGCTGCAACAGCTGGAAGATTTTCACGACCCGGGCCTATCGGTCAACGATGCCTTCCGGCCGCTGTCGCGCATGTTCGACCGCATCTGCTATCCGGAACAGTTGCTCAGTGCGTTGCCACGTGCCATCCAGGTACTGACCGATCCGGCCCAGTGCGGCCCGGTCACGCTGGCCTTGCCGCAGGATGTGCAGACCATGGCCTACGATTACCCGCTGGATTTTTTCTCGCCGCGTCTGATCGTGCCACGGGCGCAGGTACCTGCCGTGCAGGAACTGGAACAGGCCACCGCCTTGCTGCGCGAGGCACAACGGCCGCTGCTGATCGCCGGCGGTGGCGTGCTCTATGGCAACGCCTGCGATAGCCTGCGGCGCTTTGCCGAGAAGCATGGCGTGCCGGTGGCAGAAACCCAGGCCGGCAAGAGCGCACTTACCTGGTCACATGCCTTGCAACTGGGCGCCATCGGCGTGACCGGTTCACCAGCCGCTAATGCCCTGGCGCAGAAGGCCGATGTGGTCATTGCCGTCGGCACCCGGCTGCAGGATTTCACCACCGGTTCGCATACTCTGTTTGCCCACGCCAGGCTGCTCAACCTCAACATCAATGCCATGGATGCGCACAAGTGGCGCGGCATCCCCCTGCAGGCCGATGCCGGACTGGGGCTGGATGCCTTGTCGCTGTCCCTGGAAGGTTGGCACAGCGCCCCCGAGTGGAATGCGCGTGCCCGGACACTGGCGCAGGACTGGCGCGAACGCGTCGCCCAGATCACCGGCCAGACCGATACCGGAGGACGGCTGCCCTATGACGGCGAAGTCATCGGCGCACTCCAGCGCTCCGTGCCCGACTCGCCGGAGCGGGACATCGTTGTCTGTGCGGCAGGAACCTTGCCGGCTGAACTGCACAAGCTCTGGCGCGCAGGCCGTCCCGGGAGCTACCACGTCGAATATGGATACTCCTGCATGGGCTACGAGGTGGCCGGTGGCCTGGGCGTGAAGCTGGCCCACCCCGAGCGGGAGGTGATTGTCGTCGTCGGCGACGGCAGTTATCTGATGATGAATTCCGAGCTGGCCACCTCCGTCATGCTGGGGACCAAGCTCATCGTGGTGGTGCTGGACAATCGCGGCTACGGCTGCATCAACCGGTTGCAACAGGCTTGTGGCGGGGCGCCCTTCAACAACATGCTGGTCGATTGCCGGCAAGCCGGGCCCGGCGCACCGGTCATCGACTTCGCTGCGCATGCGCGTGCGCTCGGAGCACTGGCAGAGAACGTCAAGACCATCGGCGAACTGGAAGCCGCCCTGCAACGCGCCCGCGCCGCCGATCGCAGCTATCTGGTCTGCATCGACACCGATGCCAGCCGCACCACCGGCGACGGCGGCTGCTGGTGGGAAGTCGCGGTACCGGAAGTGTCGCCGCGCGTGCAGGTACAGCAGGCGCGCAGCCAGTATGAGCAAGCCCGTCAGGCGCAGTCGGTCTGA
- a CDS encoding ATP-binding cassette domain-containing protein encodes MSSLSRSDEVILELDQVSKFFGPVIALQNVSLRLRKGEVHCLLGDNGAGKSTLIKLLAGVHQASSGRYLVDGKPVRFESPKQALDVGVATVYQDLALVPLLSVARNFFLGREPVRKFLGIPVMDIELAARIAKEKLAEMGIMVRDAHHPIGTMSGGEKQCLAIARAIHFGARVLILDEPTAALGVKQSFNVLKLIHRARERGISVIFITHNVHHAYPIGDTFTLLNRGKSLGSFSKDRISKEEVLDMMAGGAEMQTLMGQLEGIQV; translated from the coding sequence ATGAGCAGCCTTTCACGCTCCGATGAGGTCATCCTCGAACTGGATCAGGTCAGCAAATTCTTCGGTCCGGTGATCGCCTTGCAAAACGTCAGCCTGCGCTTGCGCAAGGGCGAAGTCCATTGCCTGCTGGGCGACAATGGCGCCGGCAAGTCCACCCTCATCAAGTTGCTGGCGGGCGTGCATCAGGCCTCCAGTGGTCGCTATCTGGTCGATGGCAAGCCGGTGCGCTTCGAGTCGCCCAAGCAGGCGCTGGATGTCGGCGTGGCGACCGTCTATCAGGATCTGGCGCTGGTGCCGCTGCTGTCGGTGGCGCGCAATTTCTTCCTGGGGCGCGAGCCGGTGCGCAAGTTTCTCGGCATTCCCGTCATGGACATCGAACTGGCCGCGCGCATCGCCAAGGAAAAACTGGCCGAGATGGGCATCATGGTGCGCGATGCACATCATCCCATCGGCACCATGTCCGGTGGTGAGAAGCAATGCCTGGCCATCGCCCGCGCCATTCACTTCGGCGCGCGCGTGCTGATCCTGGACGAGCCCACGGCGGCGCTGGGCGTGAAGCAATCCTTCAATGTGCTCAAGCTGATCCACCGGGCGCGCGAACGAGGCATCTCGGTCATCTTCATCACCCATAACGTGCATCATGCCTATCCCATCGGCGACACCTTCACCTTGCTCAATCGCGGCAAGTCGCTGGGCAGTTTTTCCAAGGACCGCATTTCCAAGGAAGAGGTGTTGGACATGATGGCAGGCGGCGCCGAGATGCAGACGCTGATGGGACAACTGGAAGGTATTCAGGTTTAA
- the iolE gene encoding myo-inosose-2 dehydratase — protein MSREDIVATPFNVKIGINPISWMNDDLPSLGGETPLEQALSEGAEIGYRGFELGNKFPRQPEALRAVLGKYQLECVSGWYSGQLATRPVAEEIAAVEAHLNLLVANGAQVMVYGEVADSIQGAAVPLYQRPRFTSEAAWQGYAQRLNQFARHLLQRGIRLAYHHHMGAYVETTEDLDKLMALTGEEVGLLFDSGHIAFAGGDPLAVLQRHLARVCHVHCKDVRPAVVKLARNGDWSFLQAVINGAFTVPGDGAIDFAPLLQLLYRHGYSGWLVVEAEQDPAVAPSYRYAQMGYRHLSALVAAIGNGSLQEAA, from the coding sequence ATGAGTAGAGAGGACATCGTGGCCACACCCTTCAACGTCAAGATCGGCATCAATCCCATCTCGTGGATGAATGACGACCTGCCCTCACTGGGCGGGGAAACCCCTCTGGAACAGGCGCTCTCGGAGGGCGCCGAGATCGGCTATCGCGGCTTCGAGCTGGGCAACAAGTTTCCGCGTCAGCCCGAGGCCTTGCGTGCCGTGCTGGGCAAGTACCAGCTGGAGTGCGTCTCGGGCTGGTATTCCGGCCAGTTGGCTACGCGCCCGGTGGCCGAAGAGATTGCCGCCGTGGAAGCGCATCTGAACCTCCTGGTAGCCAATGGCGCCCAGGTCATGGTCTATGGTGAGGTGGCTGATTCCATTCAGGGAGCCGCTGTCCCGCTGTATCAACGGCCGCGCTTCACCAGTGAAGCCGCCTGGCAGGGCTATGCCCAACGGCTCAACCAGTTCGCCCGCCATCTGCTCCAGCGCGGAATCCGTCTGGCCTATCACCATCACATGGGCGCCTATGTCGAAACCACGGAGGATCTCGACAAGCTGATGGCCCTCACCGGCGAGGAGGTCGGGCTGCTCTTCGACAGTGGCCACATCGCCTTCGCTGGCGGCGATCCGCTGGCGGTGTTGCAGCGTCACCTGGCGCGTGTCTGCCACGTCCATTGCAAGGATGTGCGGCCAGCCGTGGTGAAGCTGGCGCGCAATGGTGACTGGAGTTTCCTGCAGGCGGTGATCAATGGCGCATTCACGGTGCCGGGGGATGGGGCCATCGACTTTGCGCCCCTGCTGCAATTGCTGTATCGACATGGATACAGCGGCTGGCTCGTGGTGGAGGCCGAGCAAGACCCGGCGGTGGCGCCCAGCTACCGCTATGCGCAGATGGGCTATCGTCACCTGTCGGCACTGGTGGCGGCCATCGGCAACGGCAGCCTGCAGGAGGCCGCATGA
- a CDS encoding molybdopterin oxidoreductase family protein, translating to MTTTIVRAACPHDCPDTCALLVTVKDGVATEVRGDPDHPPTAGVLCTKVSRYAERTYHKDRLLHPMRRVGKKGEGKFERISWDEAIATIAQRLGQIALRDPQAILPYSYAGTMGQVQGESMAGRFFNRLGASQLDRTICASAGGAGYRYTIGARIGADLEQVDHAKLIIIWGGNPIASNLHFWTRVQAAKRNGARLIAIDPYRSLTAEKCHQHIALLPGTDAALALGLMHVLIAEDLLDHDYIARYTLGFDQLKERVAEWTAERTAEVCGISADEVQNLAREYARVALAGEGAFIRANYGLQRVRGGGMAARNVACLPALVGAWRHASGGIQLSVSDSFPKDTAALSRPDLGARHGKASRIINMSTIGDDLLKPASPEFGPKVEAVIVYNSNPVAVAPESGKVAQGFAREDLFTVVLEHFQTDTADYADILLPATTQLEHVDVHASYGHVYLMANNAAIAPLGEAKPNTEIFRLLAAAMGFTEECFKDSDDQLAAVAFKRDDPRSAGYDWEQLKQKGWQRLAVPVAPFAEGGFATPSGKCEFYSEQMKAAGLDPLPTYIAPYESVASNPQLGAKYPLAMISPPARNFLNSSFVNVQSLRDTEGEPHLDMHPQDAAARGIAQGDTVRIFNDRGSMQARVRVTDKARVGLVVGLSIWWKKFAADGKNANEVTSQRLTDMGNAPTFYDVLVQVEKLQQPAVVA from the coding sequence ATGACCACCACCATCGTTCGTGCCGCCTGTCCCCATGATTGCCCTGATACCTGCGCCCTGCTGGTGACCGTCAAGGACGGCGTGGCCACCGAAGTGCGCGGCGACCCTGATCACCCACCGACCGCGGGCGTGCTCTGCACCAAGGTCTCGCGCTATGCCGAGCGCACCTATCACAAGGATCGCCTGCTGCATCCCATGCGCCGCGTGGGCAAGAAGGGCGAGGGCAAGTTCGAGCGCATCAGCTGGGACGAGGCCATCGCCACCATCGCGCAGCGGCTGGGCCAGATCGCCCTGCGCGATCCGCAAGCCATCCTGCCCTACAGCTATGCCGGGACCATGGGCCAGGTGCAGGGCGAATCGATGGCCGGCCGTTTCTTCAACCGTCTCGGCGCCTCGCAGCTGGATCGCACCATCTGTGCCTCGGCCGGTGGCGCGGGCTATCGCTACACCATCGGTGCGCGCATCGGTGCCGACCTGGAGCAGGTCGATCACGCCAAGCTCATCATCATCTGGGGCGGCAATCCGATTGCCTCCAACCTGCATTTCTGGACCCGCGTGCAAGCCGCCAAGCGCAACGGCGCGCGCCTGATCGCCATCGATCCGTATCGCTCGCTGACTGCCGAGAAGTGCCACCAGCACATCGCGCTCCTGCCCGGCACCGATGCCGCTCTGGCGCTGGGCCTGATGCATGTGCTGATCGCGGAAGACTTGCTGGATCACGATTACATCGCGCGCTATACGCTGGGCTTCGATCAGCTGAAGGAACGGGTGGCCGAATGGACAGCGGAGCGCACCGCCGAGGTGTGCGGCATCAGCGCTGACGAAGTACAGAACCTGGCGCGTGAATACGCCCGCGTGGCGCTGGCCGGCGAGGGCGCCTTCATCCGCGCCAACTACGGCTTGCAGCGCGTACGTGGCGGCGGCATGGCCGCACGCAACGTGGCCTGCCTGCCGGCACTGGTGGGCGCCTGGCGCCATGCATCGGGCGGCATCCAGTTGTCGGTATCGGACAGCTTCCCCAAGGATACGGCGGCACTCAGCCGCCCTGACCTGGGCGCGCGTCACGGCAAGGCCAGCCGCATCATCAACATGAGCACCATCGGCGACGACCTCCTGAAACCGGCCTCACCCGAGTTCGGTCCCAAGGTGGAAGCGGTGATCGTCTACAACTCCAACCCGGTGGCGGTGGCTCCGGAGTCGGGCAAGGTGGCGCAGGGTTTTGCGCGCGAGGATTTGTTCACGGTGGTGCTGGAACATTTCCAGACCGATACCGCCGACTATGCTGACATCCTGCTGCCGGCCACCACGCAGCTGGAACACGTCGACGTGCATGCTTCCTATGGCCACGTCTACCTGATGGCCAACAATGCCGCCATCGCGCCCCTGGGTGAGGCCAAACCGAATACCGAAATCTTCCGCCTGCTGGCCGCTGCGATGGGCTTCACCGAGGAATGCTTCAAGGACAGCGACGATCAGCTGGCCGCCGTGGCCTTCAAGCGCGATGATCCGCGCAGCGCCGGCTACGATTGGGAACAGTTGAAGCAGAAGGGCTGGCAGCGTCTGGCGGTGCCGGTGGCGCCCTTTGCCGAAGGCGGGTTTGCCACGCCCTCGGGCAAGTGCGAGTTCTATTCCGAGCAGATGAAGGCCGCCGGTCTCGATCCTTTGCCGACCTATATCGCGCCCTATGAATCGGTAGCCAGCAATCCGCAATTGGGCGCGAAATATCCGCTGGCGATGATCTCGCCGCCGGCACGCAATTTCCTCAATTCTTCCTTCGTCAACGTGCAGAGCCTGCGTGATACCGAAGGCGAACCGCATCTGGACATGCACCCGCAGGACGCCGCCGCACGCGGCATTGCGCAGGGCGATACGGTGCGCATCTTCAATGATCGCGGCAGCATGCAGGCGCGCGTGCGTGTGACCGACAAGGCGCGCGTGGGACTGGTGGTGGGTTTGTCGATCTGGTGGAAGAAGTTCGCCGCCGATGGCAAGAACGCCAACGAAGTCACCAGCCAGCGCCTGACCGACATGGGCAATGCACCGACCTTCTATGACGTGCTGGTGCAGGTGGAAAAACTGCAGCAGCCGGCCGTGGTGGCCTGA